From one Bacteroides intestinalis DSM 17393 genomic stretch:
- a CDS encoding Fur family transcriptional regulator, translating into MEIVVERLQGHNIKPSVQRIAIMKYLMEHRTHPTVDEIYTALSPTIPTLSKTTVYNTLKILSEQGAAQTLTIDERNTCYDADTTPHAHFLCKRCGKVYDLACNDTVRQVVDTNMDGHEVQEIHYYYKGICKQCKED; encoded by the coding sequence ATGGAAATAGTAGTAGAACGATTGCAAGGGCATAATATCAAACCTTCGGTGCAGCGCATTGCCATCATGAAATATCTTATGGAGCACCGCACGCATCCAACGGTAGACGAGATTTATACAGCACTGTCTCCTACTATACCAACGCTTTCAAAAACGACAGTTTACAACACGCTGAAAATTTTGAGCGAGCAAGGAGCTGCACAGACGCTGACCATTGATGAGCGTAACACATGTTATGATGCCGACACTACTCCACATGCACATTTCCTGTGCAAACGCTGTGGTAAAGTTTATGATCTGGCGTGTAATGACACTGTAAGACAAGTGGTAGATACAAATATGGATGGACACGAAGTGCAGGAAATCCACTATTATTACAAAGGAATCTGTAAACAATGTAAAGAAGACTAA
- a CDS encoding NADH peroxidase: MKKFRCTVCGYVYEGDAAPEKCPLCKAPASKFVEVVETTEDGPLSFADEHVIGVAKGCDDEMIKDLNNHFMGECTEVGMYLAMSRQADREGYPEVAEAFKRYAWEEAEHASKFAELLGDCVWDTKTNLEKRMNAESGACEDKKRIATRAKALNLDAIHDTVHEMAKDEARHGKGFEGLYNRYFKK; encoded by the coding sequence ATGAAAAAATTTAGATGTACTGTATGCGGTTACGTATATGAAGGTGATGCCGCTCCTGAGAAATGCCCGTTGTGTAAAGCTCCTGCAAGCAAATTCGTAGAAGTTGTAGAAACTACAGAAGATGGTCCTCTTTCTTTTGCTGACGAACATGTAATCGGTGTAGCTAAAGGTTGTGATGACGAAATGATCAAAGACCTGAATAATCACTTCATGGGCGAATGTACAGAAGTTGGTATGTACTTGGCTATGAGCCGTCAGGCTGACCGCGAAGGTTACCCCGAAGTAGCTGAAGCTTTCAAACGTTATGCTTGGGAAGAAGCAGAACACGCTTCTAAATTCGCAGAACTGTTGGGCGACTGTGTATGGGATACCAAAACTAACCTTGAAAAGAGAATGAATGCCGAATCTGGTGCTTGCGAAGACAAGAAGCGTATTGCTACTCGCGCAAAAGCTTTGAATCTGGATGCTATCCATGACACTGTTCATGAAATGGCTAAAGATGAAGCTCGCCACGGTAAAGGTTTCGAAGGACTTTACAACCGTTACTTCAAGAAATAA
- a CDS encoding hybrid sensor histidine kinase/response regulator transcription factor, which yields MKTLLPILFLFFAAYGYGQSEKLFTVDRELSNSNINQIYQAKDGVVWIATEDGLNRYDGAKFSVYKHKEENDSSLVDNNVRILFEDSKGNFLVGTQRGLQLYDPATDLFKEIPILYQTGINMSAHISTILERKNGELLIGTSGHGIYSLTLGETEPLIKEAQLPVPSFFITYLFEDHNENLWVSTEGKGLYRVDGSGQAHHYFIGKENAWNIVTSICLDEKGNIYASNINKGIFIYNQQKDTFTPISCPILPDLPINTIYAAGQGKIYIGTIGYGIKVYDIHTQKIKESEFSFSTFDFSKADVHAITKDKAGNLWLGINGKGVILLPATTNQFKYMGYKSATTNKIGSNSIKAICKDSEGTLWLGTANDGIYGIKGKNKPSLHFEHKKNSNSVPSTIHHIHQTADGRLWLASPLEGLAEMDPKTGLCRYYKLQDHHQNEVKNISYLTSDKNGERLWVAVMGGGVFYIDLKTGKVNRCDTFESGKEYQENYNVLHNRWVASLLYTRNNKLYIGTYDGLGCLDVPTMNFASTYGKNRIFSGSIILTLFEDEQGDIWAGTTKGLIHIDEKSGNSKTYTTHDGLPNNTICAIQGNKQHGLWISTNYGITNMDPETGTFINYYAGNGLQGNEFSKNAACTDEDGYLIFGGINGITFFRPAEITTEVKKPEVRIADFYIHNKAVKKGTRSGNHEVIETAVQEASRFHLCHRDNSFSIEFSAMEFYNPERITYFYSMNGVTWVALAPGVNRVSFSDLAPGTYHFRMKAKNYTAYSEEKEIIIQIDPVWWASGWAKLIYVLLTLSIIGFIVMQVYHRYRMHQKMLQHIHSEQINEAKLQFFINISHEIRTPMSLIISPLQQLMAKDKDAECRKLYNTIQRNAERILQLVNQLMDIRKIDKGQMSLIFKKAEIVSFTRNLLETFEQQTRIKKLDLKFHTSAPEIEMWIDPKNFDKIILNLLSNACKFTPENGQVEISLNTGEDTSLPPNAPLRRYVELTVTDSGIGIASTEREHIFERFYQIRNSQNNSNVGTGIGLHLTHSLVELHHGNIHVEDNGEGKPGSRFIIRLPLGNGHLKKEEIEETTTPDAIINIPATEPASIASPLLYDNDEEANDKARARSRRHVLVVEDDEEIRHYICRELGNDFYMTECCNGKEALASILYHTPDLIISDVMMPEMDGLTLCRKIRQNVNINYLPIILLTARTSEEDNLEGLDTGADAYLMKPFSIELLRKTVLNIIRRREQLRNAFSGRQNQEEQISIPEVKSPDDRLMERVMRVINENLSNPALTVEMISTEVGISRVHLHRKLKGLTNQTTQQLIRNLRLKQAASLLAGKRHNITEVATLTGFAHPTYFATAFREMYGMSPSEYMERHIGQDKTKDGIF from the coding sequence ATGAAAACACTATTACCCATCTTATTTCTCTTCTTTGCAGCATACGGATACGGTCAATCAGAGAAACTATTTACAGTAGACCGTGAATTATCAAACAGCAATATCAATCAAATATATCAAGCCAAAGACGGAGTTGTCTGGATAGCCACCGAAGACGGACTTAATCGCTACGATGGTGCCAAGTTCAGCGTGTACAAACATAAAGAAGAAAATGACAGTTCATTAGTGGATAACAATGTACGGATACTTTTCGAAGACAGCAAAGGGAACTTCCTGGTAGGCACACAACGCGGACTACAACTTTACGACCCGGCAACAGACCTCTTTAAAGAAATCCCTATCCTATACCAAACAGGAATAAACATGAGCGCACATATCAGTACGATCCTAGAGCGAAAAAATGGAGAGTTATTAATAGGTACTTCCGGTCATGGCATTTACTCTTTAACATTAGGAGAAACAGAACCTCTTATCAAAGAGGCACAACTACCGGTTCCCAGCTTTTTCATAACATATCTATTCGAAGACCACAACGAAAACCTATGGGTTTCTACAGAAGGCAAGGGATTATACCGTGTTGACGGATCAGGCCAAGCCCATCACTATTTCATCGGAAAAGAGAATGCTTGGAATATTGTCACTTCTATTTGTCTGGATGAAAAAGGAAATATCTATGCCAGTAACATAAATAAAGGAATATTCATCTACAACCAGCAGAAAGATACTTTTACCCCTATCTCCTGCCCGATACTTCCCGACCTGCCCATCAATACAATATATGCTGCCGGACAAGGAAAAATCTATATCGGAACCATAGGTTACGGCATTAAAGTATATGACATACACACACAGAAGATAAAGGAAAGCGAGTTCAGTTTCAGTACTTTCGATTTCAGCAAAGCCGATGTACATGCCATCACAAAAGACAAGGCAGGCAACTTATGGCTGGGTATCAATGGTAAAGGAGTAATACTTCTCCCGGCTACAACAAATCAATTCAAATACATGGGCTACAAGTCTGCAACAACCAATAAGATCGGTTCTAACAGCATAAAAGCAATATGTAAAGACAGTGAAGGAACTTTATGGCTCGGAACTGCAAATGACGGTATATATGGTATAAAAGGAAAGAATAAACCTTCCCTGCACTTTGAGCACAAAAAAAACTCCAATTCTGTGCCGTCCACAATCCACCATATCCACCAGACAGCAGACGGCAGATTGTGGCTGGCTTCGCCTTTGGAAGGACTGGCAGAGATGGATCCCAAAACTGGCCTGTGCCGATACTATAAATTACAGGACCATCATCAAAATGAAGTGAAAAATATATCGTATCTGACATCAGACAAGAATGGAGAACGATTATGGGTAGCCGTCATGGGCGGAGGGGTGTTTTACATAGACCTAAAAACCGGAAAAGTCAACAGATGCGATACTTTTGAAAGCGGAAAAGAATATCAGGAGAATTACAATGTACTCCACAACCGCTGGGTAGCCTCCTTACTGTATACCCGCAACAATAAGTTATATATCGGCACATACGATGGCTTAGGATGTCTGGACGTACCCACTATGAATTTCGCCTCGACCTATGGAAAAAATAGAATATTCAGTGGCAGTATCATACTGACCCTCTTCGAAGATGAACAAGGCGACATTTGGGCAGGCACCACCAAGGGACTCATTCATATAGACGAGAAAAGCGGAAACTCCAAAACGTATACTACACACGATGGATTGCCCAACAATACCATTTGTGCCATTCAAGGCAACAAACAACATGGATTATGGATAAGCACCAATTACGGTATCACAAACATGGATCCGGAAACAGGTACCTTTATCAATTACTATGCAGGAAATGGATTACAAGGAAATGAATTCAGCAAAAATGCTGCCTGTACAGATGAAGATGGATATCTCATCTTTGGAGGTATCAATGGCATCACCTTTTTCCGACCAGCAGAAATCACTACAGAAGTCAAAAAGCCCGAGGTTAGAATTGCCGACTTCTACATCCATAACAAAGCTGTTAAGAAAGGCACGCGTTCCGGTAACCACGAAGTTATAGAAACAGCAGTACAAGAAGCCAGCCGATTCCATTTATGTCATAGAGACAACTCGTTCAGCATCGAATTCTCAGCTATGGAATTTTATAATCCGGAACGGATCACCTATTTTTATTCCATGAATGGAGTCACTTGGGTGGCTTTAGCACCGGGCGTCAACAGAGTTTCTTTCAGTGATCTGGCACCGGGTACTTATCACTTCAGGATGAAAGCCAAAAACTATACAGCCTACTCGGAAGAGAAAGAAATCATCATCCAGATAGATCCGGTATGGTGGGCATCAGGTTGGGCCAAATTAATATACGTCTTATTGACACTATCAATCATCGGATTCATTGTGATGCAAGTGTACCATCGTTACCGCATGCATCAAAAGATGTTGCAACACATTCATTCCGAACAAATTAACGAAGCAAAACTACAGTTCTTCATTAATATTTCCCACGAAATACGAACTCCAATGTCGCTTATCATCAGTCCATTGCAACAACTGATGGCAAAAGATAAGGATGCAGAATGTAGAAAGCTCTACAATACTATACAACGGAATGCCGAACGCATCCTGCAATTGGTAAACCAATTAATGGATATCCGAAAAATAGACAAAGGACAGATGTCCCTCATATTTAAAAAGGCTGAAATTGTTAGTTTTACCCGCAACCTGTTAGAAACCTTTGAGCAACAGACAAGGATCAAGAAACTCGATTTAAAATTCCACACCTCTGCTCCTGAAATAGAAATGTGGATAGATCCTAAGAATTTTGACAAGATCATCCTGAACCTACTGTCGAATGCATGCAAATTCACTCCTGAAAACGGGCAAGTGGAAATCAGCCTCAACACGGGTGAGGATACCAGCCTTCCCCCCAATGCACCTCTGCGTCGATACGTCGAACTCACTGTTACGGACAGCGGTATCGGTATTGCTTCCACTGAACGGGAACACATATTCGAACGATTCTACCAGATACGCAACAGCCAGAACAACTCAAATGTAGGAACAGGTATCGGACTTCATCTCACGCACTCTTTAGTGGAACTGCATCACGGAAATATTCATGTGGAAGACAATGGCGAAGGAAAACCGGGTTCCCGGTTTATCATACGGCTACCGCTGGGAAACGGACACTTGAAAAAGGAAGAAATAGAAGAGACAACGACCCCCGACGCCATAATAAATATTCCGGCTACAGAACCGGCCAGCATAGCTTCCCCACTGCTTTATGACAACGATGAAGAAGCCAACGACAAAGCCCGTGCCCGCAGTCGCCGCCATGTGCTTGTAGTAGAAGACGATGAAGAGATTCGCCACTACATTTGCCGTGAACTGGGCAATGATTTCTACATGACCGAATGCTGTAACGGAAAAGAAGCATTGGCATCGATATTATACCATACGCCTGATCTGATAATCAGCGACGTGATGATGCCTGAAATGGATGGGCTGACACTCTGCCGCAAGATACGGCAGAATGTGAACATCAACTATCTACCCATCATCCTGCTTACCGCCCGTACCAGCGAGGAGGATAATCTGGAAGGGTTGGATACCGGTGCTGATGCTTATCTGATGAAACCGTTCAGCATTGAATTGCTAAGAAAAACTGTCCTAAACATCATCCGCCGCCGGGAACAATTGCGTAATGCCTTCAGCGGCCGTCAGAATCAAGAGGAACAAATCTCAATCCCAGAAGTAAAATCTCCCGATGACCGGCTTATGGAACGTGTCATGCGCGTTATCAATGAGAATTTAAGCAATCCGGCATTAACCGTTGAAATGATCAGTACGGAAGTAGGTATCAGCCGTGTACATCTACATCGCAAACTCAAAGGACTCACGAATCAGACTACACAACAACTCATTCGTAACTTACGTCTGAAGCAGGCAGCCTCCTTGTTGGCCGGCAAACGTCATAATATAACAGAAGTAGCTACATTAACCGGTTTTGCGCATCCCACTTACTTCGCTACGGCATTCCGCGAAATGTATGGCATGTCACCATCAGAGTATATGGAACGCCATATAGGGCAGGATAAAACGAAAGATGGCATCTTTTGA
- a CDS encoding glycosyl hydrolase 115 family protein yields MMKMSLKTWIVCLQFCFTVVSTLQAADKFVSFIREEGTLELVTSQQRSFSILCADEEHKGVLTAVHNLQEDFYNVADIRPALVTDTKREGNTDGQNVRILIGSFDESPFIKHLVKSKKLDARELKGKNEKFIITTVKDPIEGFPGEVLLIAGSDKRGTIYGIYELSRQIGVSPWYWWADVPAERHEELYIKKGVYTDGEPAVKYRGIFINDEWPCMGSWTTERYGGFNSKMYVHVYELLLRLKANFLWPAMWSAAFYADDPMNSPLADEMGIIIGTSHHEPMARNHQEYARNRKVYGAWNYQTNKDGIGRFFREGIERMRGKEEVVTIAMRGDGDAPMGADTDTRLLENIVKEQRSIIAKVTGKPASKTPQLWALYSEVLEYYDQGMQIPDDVMILLCDDNWGDVRRLPAPGAKRHPGGYGMYYHVDLHGAPRAYQWLNMTQIQHMWEQLYLTYAYGVDKMWILNVGDLKPNEFPTDFFLKMAWNPDAFNAGNLMDYTRKFCSQQFGNEYADEAARILNLYCKYCARVTAEMLDHETYNLQSGEFKAVADEFLALEAHAVRQFALLPENRRDAYKELVLFPVQAMANLYEMYYATAMNRQLVAENDVRANAWADRVEYCFRRDAELCTDYNNNIADGKWKHMMDQTHIGYTSWDEPKGGNIMPKVTRVDISRNGSIAMGGYEYEENSGVVVMEAERFATSMQEPGTQWTVIPDLGRTLSGLSLMPYTKPVSGASLTYQIRLKSDLSGVRVRLILDSTLPFIKGGHSYAIRLDDGKEQIVNYNSDLTWANCYSKMYPAGAARVIESKVTFPDVTLEAGVHTLTIRPLSPAIVLHKIIVDCGGDMPGRLNLTESPRTRTLK; encoded by the coding sequence ATGATGAAAATGTCATTAAAAACATGGATTGTCTGCCTGCAATTTTGCTTCACTGTGGTTTCGACCTTGCAAGCGGCGGATAAGTTTGTCTCTTTCATTCGGGAAGAAGGTACGTTGGAGCTTGTAACATCTCAACAAAGGAGTTTCAGTATTTTATGTGCTGATGAGGAGCATAAAGGAGTATTAACGGCTGTGCATAATTTGCAGGAGGATTTTTATAACGTGGCCGATATACGTCCTGCATTAGTGACCGATACAAAACGGGAGGGAAATACGGATGGGCAAAATGTACGTATTCTTATTGGCTCTTTTGATGAATCTCCATTCATAAAACATTTGGTGAAATCAAAGAAACTGGATGCCCGCGAATTGAAAGGCAAGAATGAGAAGTTTATAATTACCACAGTGAAAGATCCGATAGAAGGATTTCCGGGTGAAGTGTTGTTGATTGCCGGTAGTGATAAGCGTGGAACTATCTATGGCATTTATGAGTTATCCCGTCAGATAGGGGTGTCTCCTTGGTATTGGTGGGCGGATGTTCCGGCGGAACGGCATGAGGAACTCTATATAAAGAAAGGTGTATATACTGATGGAGAACCGGCAGTGAAGTATCGCGGTATTTTTATTAATGATGAGTGGCCTTGCATGGGAAGTTGGACTACGGAACGTTATGGTGGCTTCAATAGTAAAATGTACGTGCATGTGTATGAGTTGCTGCTCCGTCTGAAAGCCAACTTCCTATGGCCTGCAATGTGGAGTGCTGCTTTCTATGCGGATGATCCCATGAACAGTCCATTGGCTGATGAGATGGGAATCATAATCGGTACTTCACACCATGAGCCTATGGCGCGTAACCATCAGGAGTATGCTCGCAATCGTAAAGTGTATGGAGCTTGGAATTATCAGACAAACAAAGATGGCATCGGCCGCTTTTTCCGTGAAGGCATAGAGCGTATGCGGGGTAAAGAAGAAGTGGTGACCATTGCTATGCGTGGTGATGGTGATGCGCCGATGGGAGCTGATACGGATACGAGATTGTTGGAAAATATAGTGAAAGAACAGCGCAGCATCATAGCCAAAGTCACGGGAAAACCTGCTTCTAAGACTCCACAATTATGGGCACTTTATAGTGAGGTGCTGGAATATTACGATCAAGGTATGCAGATACCGGATGATGTAATGATTCTGTTATGTGATGACAATTGGGGAGATGTTCGTCGTCTGCCCGCCCCGGGGGCTAAACGTCATCCCGGTGGTTATGGTATGTACTATCATGTGGATTTGCATGGTGCCCCGCGTGCTTACCAGTGGTTGAATATGACTCAAATCCAGCATATGTGGGAACAGCTTTATCTGACGTATGCTTATGGTGTGGATAAGATGTGGATATTGAATGTAGGTGATTTGAAACCGAATGAGTTTCCTACGGATTTCTTCTTGAAAATGGCATGGAATCCTGATGCTTTTAATGCGGGTAACCTGATGGATTATACAAGAAAATTTTGTAGCCAGCAATTTGGTAATGAATATGCTGACGAAGCAGCTCGGATTTTAAATCTTTATTGTAAGTATTGCGCCCGTGTGACGGCGGAGATGCTGGATCACGAAACCTATAATTTGCAAAGTGGTGAATTTAAAGCTGTGGCCGATGAGTTTCTGGCATTGGAAGCACATGCAGTCCGTCAGTTTGCTTTGCTGCCGGAGAATAGGCGCGATGCTTATAAGGAACTGGTATTGTTTCCTGTGCAGGCTATGGCTAATCTTTATGAAATGTACTATGCTACCGCCATGAACCGGCAGTTGGTTGCTGAAAATGATGTGCGTGCCAATGCTTGGGCGGATCGTGTGGAGTATTGCTTTCGGAGAGATGCGGAGCTATGCACCGATTATAATAATAATATTGCCGATGGCAAATGGAAACACATGATGGATCAGACCCATATAGGCTATACTTCATGGGATGAACCGAAAGGAGGAAATATAATGCCGAAAGTAACCCGTGTGGATATTTCCCGGAACGGAAGTATCGCAATGGGTGGTTATGAATATGAAGAGAACAGTGGTGTAGTGGTAATGGAAGCGGAACGTTTTGCTACATCTATGCAGGAGCCGGGTACGCAATGGACTGTTATACCGGACTTGGGACGTACACTCTCCGGACTTTCACTGATGCCATATACCAAACCGGTATCCGGTGCTTCATTGACCTATCAAATTCGATTAAAGTCTGACTTGTCCGGTGTGCGTGTACGCCTGATATTGGATAGTACCCTACCTTTTATTAAAGGAGGGCATAGTTATGCCATTCGTTTAGATGACGGTAAAGAACAAATCGTGAATTACAATTCAGACCTGACTTGGGCTAACTGTTATTCAAAAATGTATCCTGCGGGAGCGGCACGGGTGATAGAGTCAAAAGTAACTTTTCCTGATGTCACTCTGGAGGCCGGGGTACATACTCTGACCATTCGCCCTCTCAGTCCGGCGATAGTATTGCATAAGATTATAGTAGATTGCGGAGGTGATATGCCCGGTAGGCTTAACCTAACGGAAAGCCCTCGGACAAGAACTTTAAAATAG